The DNA sequence AGTGATCCTGTATTTTTTCGTTGCCTCTTCGAGAACCTGCAGATGATCGGTGCAGACCTGATGGCCAAGACCGCGGGACCCGCAGTGAATCATCACACATATCTGGCCTTCGGCAACACCGAAAGTTTTCGCGGTTGCGGCATCCTCGATCTCATCAATAACCTGCACCTCGAGGAAGTGGTTGCCGGACCCAAGCGTTCCGCACTGGGGAACTCCTCGCTGCCGTGCCTTCTTGCTGACGAACTCGATATCAGCTCCCGGCATTGCCCCGTTTTCTTCACATCTGCTGATGTCGCTCTTCATGCCGTAGCCAAGCTCAACCGCATTTTTTGCGCCGTCGAGAAGCATTGAAGAGAGATCATTCTGCGAAAGCCGCACCGGACTCTTCGAGCCGACTCCTGTAGGCACCGTCTCGAAGAGGTCCTCTATGAGACCTTTCATATCAGGAATATCTGCAAGCGTCAGGGGCGTTGTGATCATCCGAACGCCGCAGTTGATGTCAAACCCGACGCCGCCCGGAGAGATGATGCCGGTCTTCTCATCAAATGCCGCGACCCCGCCGATGGGAAATCCGTATCCCCAGTGAATGTCAGGCATGCCGAGCGAGTTGCAGAGAATGCCAGGCAGTGTCGCAACGTTTGCAAGCTGGGTTAGCGCCCCTTCCTCAAGACCCTTCGCAAGGCTCTCGGACAGGAAAAATCTGCCCGGTACCCGCATGCCGGGAACAAAACCGGTGGGAATTTCCCACTCGGTTGCTGCGATGTGCTGAATTTTTTCGTTCATGGTTCAGATGTCAAAGATGATGATGAGTTCATAGCCGTGCGCGTTTTTTTCAAACGAGATGCCTGAGTAGGAGATGCCTTTTACCCCGATACCGCCTGCATGTTTTTTCCGGTCAAAGAGAATTCCCGAAACATTTCCACTGACCGTTGTGTTGCAAACGACGAGATCAAAGGATGTCGGCACCAGATACTCGACCTCGGTAAGAAACAAAAGTTCTGAGAGGAAATTGACGAATGTTTCCTCTGCATCTTTTCCTTCTGCCTCGATCGGGAAGGAAACCTCTGCCTTCTCGCGGGAGTACTCTCCGTAGAGTGTTGCCGCAAGAGCAAATCCGCTCTCTGCATACAGCTCTGCAAGTGTTGGTGCAGTGATTTTCATCCGCACGTCTGCGGTGTGTTCGAGCTCCTCAAAGGTCATCGTTTTCTGTGTAGAGAATGCGGGGCACGAGTCGCATGTTGATCTCACTAATCCACTGCACCTGATAGCGCGAGATATAGATCAGATGGTCTCCTGCTTTGATCGGAATATCACTGGGTTTTACCGGAGTAATTTTGATCGGCATGAGGGTAGGCCCGCTGCATGAGGTGCTGATGCGGAAATCGCCGCCGCGTTTGTCCATATAGGCGATCACCTCGTCGGTGACCGTGATATGGGAGAGTGGACGGGGTCCGTCCTGTTGTATATCCATTCTGTATTTATTGGGGTTTGCCCCACAAAAAAGTTGAGGGAGGCTAGACCGCGGTTGCGATCGCCTGCTCAATTACATCAACATACTGTTCTTTGACTTCGTAGACCCCGACGGTTCCGTCTGGGCCGCGGCGTGTAGAGAGAATTCCGAGTTTCGCGGCGATTGTGCCAACCATCGATGCGATCGAGTGGTAACTGACACTGAATCTTTCTGCCAGCGTCTCGTGAATCTGTGCGACCGTGAGCGATCGTGCGCGGATAAACAGGCTCAGCAACTCTTTTCTGATGCCGGATTTGTCGCGTGCAAGATATTTTCGAAGCCGTGTCTCTATCTCCTTTCGCAGGTCTGAACGAGATAGCATATTTCTTAATTTATTTTAAATATATAAATAAGTATCGTCAAAGGTGTTTTTCTGATAATGTTCGGTAAATGATTTCCGTTTTTTTTGGGATTTTTGTATGTGACTTCGCTTGGGGTAACCACGGAATGCACAGAAAAATATCGGAAGAAGAACGTATTCATATTCTTCCAAGTGCAAAAGATCTACTGAATGGTCTATCCGTTCTATGAATACCTCATCGAGAGAAAACTGGATGAGCATATGTTTCCCGGAGAAATCTGCTTCATGCTCAGCGAAGCGGATTTTCTTGCAAATCCCGGGCGGGTAGAAACGGTCTCTCGGTGGTGCATGGACTTCCCCAAAATCGAAAAAATTATTTTTCATATCAGCTCCAAAAATCCCGACTCCCTCAAAGAGATGGTCCCGTCTCTCGAAAATCTCGCGAAAGACGCAACGGTCCGCCTCAGCACACCGTCCGGCGAGGAGGTCTGCGGTTCAGGAAAACCGGAGATTCTTCTCGTGATCGGACGAAGCGGTCGAGAAGAGATAGCAGAAGCAATCGCCTGGATTGCGAGGGAAGACATCGGCCCTGAAAAGATCACCGAAGAGATGATCGAGTCGCATCTCCGGTATCAGGTGAATCCTGACTTTGTGATAAAAACCGGCGGGAGTCATCTGACGGACTTTCTGATCTGGCAGTCCGTCTACTCGGAACTGTTTTTTACTGACGTCAACTGGAACAGATTCCGGCGCATGGATTTCCTCAGAGCACTTCGCGACTATCAAACAAGAGTACGGCGATACGGCCAGTAGATATGATCAT is a window from the Methanorbis rubei genome containing:
- a CDS encoding archease, which translates into the protein MTFEELEHTADVRMKITAPTLAELYAESGFALAATLYGEYSREKAEVSFPIEAEGKDAEETFVNFLSELLFLTEVEYLVPTSFDLVVCNTTVSGNVSGILFDRKKHAGGIGVKGISYSGISFEKNAHGYELIIIFDI
- a CDS encoding DUF2551 domain-containing protein, with protein sequence MLSRSDLRKEIETRLRKYLARDKSGIRKELLSLFIRARSLTVAQIHETLAERFSVSYHSIASMVGTIAAKLGILSTRRGPDGTVGVYEVKEQYVDVIEQAIATAV
- a CDS encoding RtcB family protein; the protein is MNEKIQHIAATEWEIPTGFVPGMRVPGRFFLSESLAKGLEEGALTQLANVATLPGILCNSLGMPDIHWGYGFPIGGVAAFDEKTGIISPGGVGFDINCGVRMITTPLTLADIPDMKGLIEDLFETVPTGVGSKSPVRLSQNDLSSMLLDGAKNAVELGYGMKSDISRCEENGAMPGADIEFVSKKARQRGVPQCGTLGSGNHFLEVQVIDEIEDAATAKTFGVAEGQICVMIHCGSRGLGHQVCTDHLQVLEEATKKYRITLPDRQLACAPLHSPEGEAYFGAMAASANYAWANRQVITHLVRELFVKKFKIAYEEMPLVYDVAHNVAKWEEHDVACGHNGGQRRRVCVHRKGATRAFGPGRKEIVQEFRDAGQPVIIPGSMGTSSYLLAGTAGAMEKTFGSTCHGAGRVQSRSSAKKQLTGEMVASDLARRGIIVRAPNAATIAEEAPDVYKPSSEVVQVVHDAGISRIVARFRPLGVIKG
- a CDS encoding undecaprenyl diphosphate synthase family protein — protein: MVYPFYEYLIERKLDEHMFPGEICFMLSEADFLANPGRVETVSRWCMDFPKIEKIIFHISSKNPDSLKEMVPSLENLAKDATVRLSTPSGEEVCGSGKPEILLVIGRSGREEIAEAIAWIAREDIGPEKITEEMIESHLRYQVNPDFVIKTGGSHLTDFLIWQSVYSELFFTDVNWNRFRRMDFLRALRDYQTRVRRYGQ